Proteins from a genomic interval of Tenacibaculum sp. SZ-18:
- a CDS encoding alanine/glycine:cation symporter family protein: MNKKLLTLLCAIVPMLTFAQEKGLDQKIDEAFKPFSEFFSDMIFFLVYDNGTVKIPFVLVLLVFSAVFFTIYFGFPNIRHFLTAVNVVRGKYDEVDKGVVETAYGDSTPGGDSIETIKNESQEGEVTHFQALATAVSGTVGNGNIAGVALAIALGGPGATFWMIICGLLGMSTKFVECTLGVQYRDVDEEGTVYGGPMYYLSKGLKDKGFTILGRITAVLFAVFCIGGSFGGGNAAQSNQATIVLKELLGLESTGAGAIIGLILAILVGIIIIGGIKRIATVTEKVVPFMAVLYIIACLYIILSNVSLVDDAFGLIFSEAFNPKAIGVGGIIGVLLVGFKRAAFSNEAGAGSASIAHSAVKTKYSASEGLVALLEPFIDTVVICTMTALVIIIFNTGGVFEYGGDGTGGVLIDGLRYEGAGITSQAFAQYIPYSNIFLTIAVVLFAVSTMISWSYYGLQSWKFLFGRGKKADLTYKLLFLTFVVIGAAASMGSIWAFSDAMIFAMVFPNMVGLYFLMPVVKKQLKRYLEAIKSL, from the coding sequence ATGAACAAAAAACTTTTAACGTTACTATGTGCTATAGTACCGATGTTAACCTTCGCTCAAGAGAAAGGTTTAGATCAAAAGATAGATGAAGCATTTAAACCATTTTCTGAATTTTTCAGCGATATGATTTTCTTTTTAGTATATGACAATGGTACTGTTAAAATTCCATTTGTACTTGTATTATTAGTTTTCAGTGCTGTATTTTTTACAATTTATTTTGGATTTCCAAATATTCGTCATTTTTTAACAGCTGTCAATGTTGTGAGGGGAAAATATGACGAGGTTGATAAGGGTGTTGTTGAAACAGCTTATGGTGATTCTACTCCAGGTGGCGATTCTATCGAAACAATTAAAAATGAAAGTCAAGAAGGAGAAGTTACACATTTTCAGGCTTTAGCCACCGCAGTTTCAGGTACCGTCGGTAATGGTAATATTGCAGGAGTAGCTTTAGCTATTGCATTAGGAGGTCCGGGTGCTACTTTCTGGATGATTATCTGTGGTTTATTAGGAATGTCTACAAAATTCGTGGAGTGTACTTTAGGTGTTCAATATAGAGATGTGGATGAGGAAGGAACAGTTTATGGAGGTCCAATGTATTACTTATCAAAAGGATTAAAGGATAAGGGTTTTACAATATTAGGTAGAATAACAGCTGTGTTATTTGCAGTTTTTTGTATTGGTGGTTCTTTCGGAGGAGGAAATGCTGCTCAGTCTAATCAGGCGACAATTGTTCTGAAAGAATTATTAGGGTTAGAAAGTACCGGAGCCGGAGCGATTATAGGCCTTATTTTAGCGATTCTAGTTGGTATTATTATAATTGGGGGAATAAAGCGTATTGCTACTGTAACAGAAAAGGTTGTTCCTTTTATGGCAGTATTATATATCATTGCGTGTTTATATATTATTTTAAGCAATGTTTCTTTAGTTGATGATGCCTTTGGTTTAATTTTCAGTGAGGCATTTAATCCAAAAGCAATTGGTGTTGGAGGAATTATAGGTGTATTATTGGTCGGATTTAAAAGAGCTGCTTTCTCAAATGAAGCTGGAGCTGGTTCGGCTTCGATTGCTCATTCAGCTGTTAAGACAAAATATTCGGCTTCTGAAGGATTGGTAGCATTATTAGAGCCATTTATTGATACAGTGGTTATTTGTACGATGACTGCTTTAGTGATTATTATTTTTAATACTGGTGGAGTTTTTGAATACGGAGGAGATGGAACGGGAGGCGTTTTAATTGATGGTCTTCGTTACGAAGGAGCGGGAATCACTTCACAGGCGTTTGCTCAGTATATTCCTTATTCTAATATATTCTTAACGATTGCAGTTGTGTTATTTGCAGTATCAACAATGATTTCTTGGTCTTACTATGGATTACAATCTTGGAAATTTTTATTTGGTAGAGGAAAGAAAGCGGATTTAACTTATAAATTATTGTTCTTGACTTTCGTCGTAATCGGAGCTGCTGCTAGTATGGGCTCTATTTGGGCTTTCTCTGATGCAATGATTTTTGCAATGGTGTTCCCTAATATGGTAGGATTATACTTTTTAATGCCAGTTGTGAAAAAGCAATTAAAGAGGTATTTAGAAGCTATTAAAAGCTTATAA
- a CDS encoding helix-hairpin-helix domain-containing protein: protein MNNFKSHFWYTKSQRNGVLFLVVLIIVLQLIYIFVDFSSPKKEIVNTTEILAFEKEIDSLRKIDLDKRKPKIFPFNPNFITDFKGYQLGMTVEEIDRLKEFRRQNKYVNSSKEFQTITKVSDSLLKKISPYFKFPSWVNNKSKKQKTYSSKLKEEISISTSDINLATQNDFKTIHGVGEKLSERIIKYRSKLQGFSFDDQLNEIWGLEDKVVKRILNVFVIKEQPVIEKVNVNTANFKQVLGTPYVDYDLCKKIFDYRDEVAELQDISELRNIRDFPQNKYHRIVLYLKAE, encoded by the coding sequence ATGAATAATTTTAAATCCCATTTCTGGTATACCAAAAGCCAAAGAAATGGGGTTTTGTTTTTAGTTGTACTGATTATTGTATTGCAACTAATTTATATTTTTGTTGATTTTTCATCTCCTAAAAAAGAGATTGTTAACACTACAGAAATCTTGGCTTTTGAGAAAGAAATAGATAGTTTAAGAAAAATTGATTTAGATAAAAGAAAACCAAAAATATTTCCATTCAATCCTAATTTTATAACAGATTTTAAAGGTTATCAATTAGGGATGACTGTAGAAGAGATTGACAGACTAAAAGAATTTAGGAGGCAAAACAAGTATGTTAACTCGTCCAAAGAGTTTCAAACTATTACAAAAGTATCCGATTCGCTTCTTAAAAAGATTTCTCCTTATTTTAAATTCCCTTCTTGGGTGAATAATAAATCTAAAAAGCAAAAAACTTATTCTAGTAAACTGAAAGAAGAAATTAGTATTTCTACAAGTGATATAAACCTTGCCACTCAAAATGATTTTAAAACCATCCATGGTGTAGGAGAGAAGTTGTCCGAAAGAATTATTAAGTATCGTTCTAAATTACAAGGTTTCTCTTTTGATGATCAGTTAAATGAAATTTGGGGATTAGAGGATAAAGTTGTTAAAAGAATCTTAAATGTTTTTGTAATTAAGGAACAACCCGTGATCGAAAAGGTGAATGTAAACACTGCTAACTTCAAGCAGGTACTGGGAACACCATATGTAGATTATGATTTGTGTAAGAAAATTTTTGACTACAGAGATGAGGTTGCCGAGCTTCAAGATATTTCAGAATTAAGAAATATTCGAGATTTTCCTCAAAATAAATACCACAGAATAGTCTTATATTTGAAGGCAGAATAA
- a CDS encoding acyl-CoA dehydrogenase family protein has translation MYFTEEHDFFRKSFRDFLQKEVVPHIEKWEETGTIDRFIWEKFGEMGYFGLNQPEEYGGLNLDLFYTVIFLEELQRINSGGFAAAMWAHAYLAMTHLNKEGDERIKREYLTPSIEGKMIGCLCISEPFGGSDVAGMRTTAIEDGNTYVLNGSKTFITNGVYSDYLIVAAKTNPDDKHKGMSIFLVDRDTPGVSSTKLNKLGWRASDTGEIAFDNVIIPKENLMGEEGKGFPYIMQHFALERLIMGVNAHARAEYAVEYAIQYMDEREAFGRKINNFQALRHKVAEMASKVDMCKEYNYSITKRLNDGIYVVKEASMSKLLSTKIADEVIYDALQLLGGYGYMEDYPLARMFRDSRLGPIGGGTSEILKEIIAKMVIDKKEYKPAT, from the coding sequence ATGTACTTTACTGAAGAGCATGATTTTTTTCGTAAAAGCTTTAGAGACTTTTTACAGAAGGAGGTAGTTCCGCACATCGAGAAATGGGAAGAAACCGGAACAATTGATCGTTTTATCTGGGAGAAATTCGGAGAAATGGGATATTTTGGTTTAAATCAACCTGAAGAATATGGTGGTTTAAACCTTGATTTATTTTATACCGTTATATTTCTTGAAGAATTGCAAAGAATTAATTCAGGTGGTTTTGCTGCCGCAATGTGGGCGCATGCTTATTTAGCAATGACTCATTTAAACAAAGAAGGTGACGAAAGAATAAAAAGAGAATATTTAACGCCAAGTATCGAAGGAAAGATGATAGGTTGTTTATGTATTTCAGAGCCTTTCGGAGGAAGTGATGTTGCTGGGATGAGAACAACAGCAATAGAGGATGGAAATACATACGTATTAAATGGTTCAAAGACATTTATTACAAATGGAGTTTACTCTGATTATTTGATTGTAGCAGCTAAAACAAATCCAGATGATAAGCATAAAGGAATGAGTATTTTCTTAGTTGATAGAGATACCCCAGGTGTTTCTTCTACGAAATTAAACAAATTGGGATGGAGAGCTTCTGATACTGGAGAGATTGCTTTTGACAATGTGATTATTCCAAAGGAAAACCTTATGGGTGAAGAAGGAAAAGGTTTTCCATATATTATGCAGCATTTTGCTTTAGAACGTTTAATAATGGGTGTTAATGCTCACGCAAGGGCTGAATATGCTGTAGAATATGCAATTCAATATATGGATGAGCGTGAGGCTTTCGGTAGAAAGATTAATAATTTCCAGGCTTTACGTCATAAAGTAGCTGAAATGGCTTCGAAAGTTGATATGTGTAAGGAGTATAACTATTCTATCACTAAAAGATTAAATGACGGAATTTATGTGGTTAAAGAAGCAAGTATGAGTAAATTACTTTCTACTAAAATAGCAGACGAAGTTATTTATGATGCTTTACAGTTGTTAGGTGGTTATGGTTATATGGAAGATTATCCATTGGCAAGAATGTTTAGAGATAGTCGATTAGGACCTATTGGAGGTGGAACTTCTGAGATATTAAAAGAGATTATCGCAAAAATGGTAATTGATAAAAAAGAATATAAACCAGCAACATAA
- a CDS encoding alpha-amylase: MKTFHKLLIIILFVHYSCSDETVIQTNEEIGKIDVNENVASRSSLKQIGTGVMMQAFYWDVPAGGTWWQVLEGKVQDWSNAGIDAIWLPPVSKAQNGAFSMGYDPFDYYDFGQYNQMGSTETRFGSKTELESLISEAHNARLSVIADIVINHNSGGDLEPNPYTGIPYYTDFNPLSGKFYRSNSDFHPNGTCNNDSGVFGGFPDLSHCQPYVQDWLWKREESVAKYYKNVMGFDGWRFDYVKGFAPWVVREWNNSVGGFSVGEYWDGNVGTLDWWTGEAQASAFDFTCYYRMRDAFMGNNLNRLNDDMLWKRNPSKAVTFVANHDTDEIINNKLLAYAYILTHEGYPTIFYRDYEEWLNKERLNNLIWIHNNLAGGSTNILYTDNDEYVAKRNGHNNAGLVVYINSSNNWQERWIETNWSNTRIKDYTGHSNWEPVTQGGKWVKIQVPPKSYSVWAPK, from the coding sequence ATGAAAACCTTTCACAAATTATTAATAATTATCCTATTTGTTCATTATTCTTGTTCGGATGAAACCGTAATTCAAACTAATGAAGAAATCGGGAAAATAGATGTTAATGAAAATGTAGCTTCAAGAAGTAGTTTAAAACAAATTGGGACTGGTGTTATGATGCAGGCGTTTTATTGGGATGTTCCTGCAGGAGGAACTTGGTGGCAAGTTTTAGAAGGAAAAGTACAAGATTGGAGTAACGCTGGAATTGATGCGATTTGGTTACCACCAGTGTCAAAAGCACAAAATGGGGCTTTCTCCATGGGATATGATCCTTTTGATTATTATGATTTCGGACAGTATAATCAAATGGGAAGTACGGAAACAAGATTCGGCTCTAAAACCGAACTAGAAAGTTTGATTAGTGAAGCTCATAACGCACGATTAAGTGTTATTGCCGATATTGTTATTAATCATAACAGTGGTGGCGATCTAGAACCAAATCCATATACAGGAATACCTTATTATACGGATTTTAATCCTCTTTCAGGAAAGTTTTACAGAAGTAACTCAGATTTCCATCCAAATGGAACATGTAATAATGATTCGGGTGTGTTCGGTGGATTTCCAGATTTAAGTCATTGCCAACCTTATGTGCAAGATTGGTTATGGAAACGAGAAGAATCTGTTGCTAAATATTATAAAAATGTAATGGGATTTGATGGATGGAGATTTGATTATGTAAAAGGATTCGCACCTTGGGTTGTTAGAGAATGGAATAATTCAGTTGGAGGATTTTCAGTTGGAGAGTATTGGGATGGTAATGTTGGAACATTAGATTGGTGGACCGGTGAAGCCCAGGCTTCAGCTTTTGATTTTACATGTTATTACAGAATGCGTGATGCTTTTATGGGAAATAATTTAAATAGATTGAATGATGATATGCTATGGAAAAGAAATCCTTCAAAAGCAGTTACATTCGTTGCTAACCATGATACAGATGAAATTATTAACAATAAGCTGTTAGCTTATGCTTATATTTTAACTCATGAAGGATATCCTACTATTTTCTACAGAGATTACGAAGAATGGTTAAATAAAGAACGTTTGAATAATTTGATATGGATTCATAATAACCTAGCAGGAGGTTCAACTAATATCTTATACACGGATAATGACGAGTATGTGGCTAAAAGAAATGGTCATAATAATGCTGGATTAGTTGTGTATATTAATAGCTCAAATAATTGGCAAGAACGTTGGATAGAAACTAATTGGTCTAATACAAGAATTAAAGATTATACTGGTCATTCAAATTGGGAGCCGGTTACACAAGGTGGTAAATGGGTTAAGATTCAGGTTCCACCAAAGAGCTATTCTGTGTGGGCTCCTAAATAA
- the rpsU gene encoding 30S ribosomal protein S21 has protein sequence MLIIPVKEGENIDRALKRYKRKFDRTKTMRKLRARKQFTKPSVAKRAQKIKASYVQRLRTEEEVG, from the coding sequence ATGTTAATTATTCCGGTAAAAGAAGGTGAGAATATCGATAGAGCTTTAAAACGTTATAAGCGTAAATTCGATCGTACTAAGACCATGAGGAAGTTGCGTGCTCGTAAGCAATTTACTAAGCCATCTGTAGCAAAAAGAGCTCAAAAGATTAAAGCTTCTTATGTGCAAAGATTAAGGACGGAAGAGGAGGTAGGATAG
- a CDS encoding tyrosine-type recombinase/integrase, which yields MHIESFFEYLIHERNYSLNTVKAYRTDLEALASFCSSVYQIDSIDKLEYNIIRSWIVKLVESNVSNRTVNRKVSSLKSYYKFLQEIEVISMNPLSKHKSLKVKIEPQTPFSMKEVKEVLMNLEEGSFEALRDKVIIDFLFSTGIRRSELTNLRVKDVNLSSESVKVLGKRNKERIVPLLSDTIRVVEKYVSFRNKLNLNNEFLLVTSKGNKIYETLVYRVINSYFSKVSSKVKCSPHILRHTFATELLNKGADLNSVKELLGHSSLASTQVYTHNNLEQLKQVFNRAHPRSQKKD from the coding sequence ATGCATATTGAATCTTTTTTTGAATATTTAATACATGAAAGAAACTATTCTTTGAATACTGTAAAAGCTTACAGAACAGATTTAGAGGCATTGGCGAGTTTTTGCTCTAGTGTATACCAAATTGATTCAATTGATAAACTCGAATACAATATTATAAGAAGTTGGATTGTAAAACTTGTGGAGTCTAATGTTTCTAATAGAACAGTTAATAGAAAAGTTAGTTCTTTAAAAAGTTATTACAAATTTTTGCAAGAAATCGAAGTAATTTCGATGAACCCTTTGTCAAAACATAAATCTTTAAAGGTTAAAATAGAACCACAAACCCCTTTTAGTATGAAAGAAGTTAAAGAGGTTCTTATGAATTTAGAAGAAGGAAGTTTTGAAGCTCTCCGAGATAAAGTAATAATCGATTTCCTATTCTCCACTGGAATTAGACGCAGTGAGCTCACAAATTTGAGAGTAAAAGATGTAAATCTTAGTTCAGAAAGCGTTAAAGTATTAGGTAAAAGAAATAAAGAAAGGATAGTACCTTTATTGTCTGATACGATTCGAGTTGTAGAAAAGTATGTGTCTTTTCGAAATAAACTGAATCTTAATAATGAATTTTTATTGGTAACATCCAAAGGGAATAAAATATATGAAACACTTGTTTATCGGGTAATAAATTCTTACTTTAGTAAGGTCTCCTCAAAAGTAAAATGTAGTCCCCACATACTAAGACATACTTTTGCTACAGAATTACTCAACAAAGGAGCTGATTTAAATTCGGTTAAAGAATTGCTAGGACATTCAAGTTTAGCCTCAACCCAAGTTTATACTCACAATAACTTGGAACAATTAAAACAAGTGTTTAATAGGGCTCATCCTAGGAGCCAAAAAAAAGATTGA
- a CDS encoding HPF/RaiA family ribosome-associated protein — translation MKVFTQSVNFKADIDLVKFIEKKVGNLDKFHDKIVDAEVFMKVQKTSEKENKITEVKINIPGNELIVKKTTKTFEEGVSLGVDSLKRQLRKSKEKQRDVIVL, via the coding sequence ATGAAGGTATTCACACAATCTGTAAATTTCAAAGCTGACATTGATTTAGTAAAGTTTATTGAAAAAAAAGTCGGGAACTTAGATAAGTTTCACGACAAGATCGTAGATGCTGAAGTTTTTATGAAGGTTCAAAAAACAAGTGAAAAAGAAAATAAAATAACAGAAGTAAAAATAAATATTCCTGGAAACGAATTAATTGTTAAAAAGACGACAAAAACATTTGAGGAAGGGGTAAGTCTTGGGGTTGATTCTTTAAAAAGACAGTTACGAAAGTCTAAAGAGAAGCAAAGAGATGTTATAGTTTTATAA
- the tuf gene encoding elongation factor Tu, producing MAKGTYDRSKPHLNVGTIGHVDHGKTTLTAAITKVLADAGYSEQRAFDQIDNAPEEKERGITINSSHVEYATANRHYAHVDCPGHADYVKNMVTGAAQMDGAILVVAATDGPMPQTREHILLGRQVGIPRIVVFMNKVDMVDDEELLELVEMEVRDLLSFYEYDGDNSPVIMGSALGALNGEQKWVDTVLSLMEAVDTWIEEPPRDTEKDFLMPIEDVFSITGRGTVATGRIETGIINSGDPVEIIGMGSEKLTSTVTGIEMFRQILDRGEAGDNAGILLRGIDKTDIKRGMVITKPGSVTPHAKFKAEVYILKKEEGGRHTPFHNNYRPQFYVRTTDVTGNINLPDGVEMVMPGDNLTITVDLIQPIALNIGLQFAIREGGRTVGAGQVTEILD from the coding sequence ATGGCAAAAGGAACTTACGATCGTTCGAAACCGCACTTAAACGTAGGTACAATCGGTCACGTAGATCACGGTAAAACTACATTAACTGCTGCTATTACAAAAGTATTAGCTGACGCAGGTTATTCTGAGCAGAGAGCTTTCGATCAAATCGATAACGCTCCAGAAGAGAAAGAAAGAGGTATTACAATTAACTCTTCTCACGTAGAATATGCAACTGCTAACCGTCACTATGCACACGTTGACTGTCCAGGTCACGCCGATTATGTAAAGAACATGGTAACTGGTGCTGCTCAAATGGATGGTGCTATTTTAGTAGTAGCTGCAACTGATGGTCCAATGCCACAAACTCGTGAACACATCTTATTAGGTCGTCAGGTAGGTATACCAAGAATCGTTGTATTCATGAATAAAGTGGATATGGTTGATGATGAGGAGTTATTAGAGTTAGTAGAGATGGAAGTGAGAGATTTATTATCTTTCTACGAGTATGATGGAGATAACAGTCCTGTAATCATGGGTTCTGCTTTAGGAGCTTTAAATGGAGAGCAAAAATGGGTAGATACAGTATTGTCTTTAATGGAGGCTGTAGATACTTGGATTGAGGAGCCACCAAGAGATACTGAAAAAGATTTCTTAATGCCAATTGAGGATGTGTTCTCTATTACTGGTCGTGGTACTGTTGCTACAGGTCGTATCGAAACTGGTATCATCAATTCTGGAGATCCTGTTGAGATTATCGGTATGGGTTCTGAGAAGTTAACTTCTACAGTAACTGGAATCGAGATGTTCCGTCAAATCTTAGATAGAGGTGAGGCTGGAGATAACGCTGGTATCTTATTAAGAGGTATTGATAAAACTGATATCAAGAGAGGTATGGTAATTACTAAGCCTGGATCAGTAACTCCACACGCTAAGTTCAAAGCTGAGGTGTATATCTTAAAGAAAGAAGAAGGTGGTCGTCACACTCCTTTCCATAATAACTACCGTCCACAGTTCTACGTACGTACAACTGACGTAACGGGTAACATTAACCTACCTGATGGTGTTGAAATGGTAATGCCTGGTGATAACTTAACTATTACAGTTGATTTAATTCAGCCAATCGCATTAAATATCGGTTTACAGTTCGCTATCCGTGAAGGGGGTAGAACAGTTGGAGCTGGTCAGGTAACTGAAATTTTAGACTAA
- the secE gene encoding preprotein translocase subunit SecE, with the protein MNNFVQYIKDSFEELNTNMTWISREEAQKSTVVVAVFTIIFALAVAVIDKVFQTGLDNFFNLF; encoded by the coding sequence ATGAATAACTTTGTACAATACATCAAAGACTCTTTCGAGGAGTTAAATACTAATATGACTTGGATATCTCGTGAAGAGGCTCAGAAGTCCACAGTGGTTGTAGCAGTTTTTACTATTATCTTCGCGTTAGCAGTAGCTGTAATAGATAAGGTTTTTCAAACAGGTTTAGATAACTTCTTCAATTTATTCTAA
- the nusG gene encoding transcription termination/antitermination protein NusG, translated as MAETVMKWYVVRAIGGQENKVKTYIETEIARHGLSDYVNQVIVPTEKVVQIRNGKKINRERVYFPGYIMVEANLAGEVPHVIKAVTGVIGFLGETKGGDPVPMRKSEVNRMLGKVDELSVNEETVAIPYTVGETVKVVDGPFNGFDGIVEKVNEEKRKLEVMVKIFGRKTPLELSYMQVEKI; from the coding sequence ATGGCTGAGACGGTGATGAAATGGTATGTAGTGAGGGCTATTGGTGGTCAAGAGAATAAGGTTAAAACTTACATCGAGACAGAAATCGCTCGACATGGTCTTTCGGATTATGTTAATCAAGTAATTGTTCCTACGGAAAAGGTTGTTCAGATAAGAAATGGTAAAAAGATAAACAGAGAACGTGTTTATTTTCCTGGATACATTATGGTTGAGGCTAATTTGGCTGGTGAAGTTCCTCACGTAATAAAAGCGGTTACTGGTGTAATTGGTTTTTTAGGTGAGACTAAGGGAGGAGATCCTGTACCAATGAGAAAATCAGAAGTTAACCGTATGTTAGGTAAGGTGGATGAGCTTTCAGTAAATGAGGAAACAGTTGCAATTCCTTACACGGTTGGAGAAACTGTAAAGGTTGTTGATGGACCATTTAATGGTTTTGATGGTATCGTAGAGAAGGTAAATGAAGAGAAACGTAAGCTTGAAGTAATGGTTAAGATTTTCGGTAGAAAAACTCCATTAGAATTAAGTTACATGCAAGTAGAGAAAATATAA
- the rplK gene encoding 50S ribosomal protein L11, whose protein sequence is MAKEVSKLVKLQVRGGAANPSPPVGPALGAAGVNIMEFCKQFNARTQDKQGKVLPVVITVYTDKSFEFVVKTPPAAVQLLEAAKIKKGSGEPNRKKVASVTWDQVRSIAEDKMVDMNAFEVESAMRMIAGTARSMGLTVTGDAPA, encoded by the coding sequence ATGGCAAAAGAAGTAAGTAAATTAGTTAAACTACAAGTTAGGGGAGGTGCTGCGAATCCGTCGCCACCAGTTGGACCCGCTTTAGGTGCTGCCGGAGTTAACATCATGGAGTTCTGTAAACAGTTTAATGCTCGTACGCAGGACAAACAAGGTAAGGTTTTACCAGTTGTGATTACAGTATATACTGATAAATCATTTGAATTTGTTGTTAAAACACCTCCAGCTGCAGTGCAATTATTAGAAGCGGCCAAGATTAAGAAAGGTTCAGGAGAGCCTAATAGAAAGAAAGTAGCAAGTGTTACTTGGGATCAAGTTAGATCTATTGCAGAAGACAAGATGGTTGATATGAATGCCTTCGAAGTAGAATCTGCAATGAGAATGATCGCTGGTACTGCTCGTTCTATGGGATTAACAGTAACAGGTGATGCACCTGCATAA
- the rplA gene encoding 50S ribosomal protein L1: MARLTRKQKEAQAKIDSSKVYDLKEASALIKEITNVKFDASVDLAVRLGVDPRKANQMVRGVVTLPHGTGKDVKVLALVTPDKEAEAQAAGADYVGLDEYLQKIKGGWTDVDVIITMPSVMGKLGPLGRVLGPRGLMPNPKTGTVTMDVAKAVKEVKAGKIDFKVDKTGIVHAAIGKASFDADKIADNANELVQTLIKLKPTAAKGTYIKSIFISSTMSPSVPVDVKSVS; encoded by the coding sequence ATGGCAAGATTAACAAGAAAGCAAAAAGAAGCTCAGGCTAAGATTGACAGCTCTAAAGTTTATGACTTAAAAGAGGCATCAGCATTAATTAAAGAAATTACAAACGTTAAATTTGATGCGTCTGTTGATTTGGCTGTGCGTTTAGGAGTAGATCCTCGTAAAGCTAATCAGATGGTTCGTGGTGTTGTAACATTACCTCACGGAACTGGTAAAGATGTTAAAGTTTTAGCATTAGTTACTCCAGATAAAGAAGCAGAAGCTCAGGCAGCAGGTGCGGATTATGTTGGATTAGATGAATATCTTCAAAAAATAAAAGGAGGTTGGACTGATGTTGACGTTATTATAACAATGCCTAGTGTTATGGGTAAATTAGGTCCTTTAGGTCGTGTTTTAGGACCAAGAGGTTTAATGCCAAACCCTAAAACAGGTACAGTAACTATGGATGTTGCAAAAGCGGTAAAAGAAGTTAAAGCAGGTAAGATTGATTTCAAGGTCGACAAAACAGGAATCGTTCACGCTGCTATCGGTAAGGCGTCTTTTGATGCTGATAAGATTGCTGACAATGCAAACGAATTAGTTCAAACACTTATTAAATTAAAGCCAACAGCAGCAAAAGGAACATACATAAAGAGTATCTTTATCTCTTCAACTATGAGTCCTAGTGTTCCTGTAGATGTAAAATCTGTATCATAA
- the rplJ gene encoding 50S ribosomal protein L10 has product MTREEKSQVIQDLTAQLADTSTIYLADISGLDALTTTNLRRACFKANVKLAVVKNTLLEKAMEASDKDFGELPGVLKGNTSLMIAEAGNAPAKVIKEFRKKSDKPLLKGAYVEESVYVGDDQLDALVNIKSREELIGDIIGLLQSPAKSVVSALQSGGGKLSGILKTLSEK; this is encoded by the coding sequence ATGACTAGAGAAGAAAAATCACAAGTAATACAAGATTTAACAGCACAATTAGCAGATACAAGTACAATCTATTTAGCAGATATTTCTGGTTTAGATGCGTTAACTACAACGAACCTACGTAGGGCTTGTTTTAAAGCTAACGTAAAATTGGCTGTTGTGAAGAATACATTGTTAGAGAAGGCAATGGAAGCTTCTGATAAAGACTTCGGAGAATTACCTGGAGTATTAAAAGGAAACACTTCTTTAATGATTGCTGAAGCTGGTAATGCTCCTGCAAAAGTAATTAAAGAATTTAGAAAGAAATCTGATAAACCTTTATTAAAAGGAGCTTATGTTGAAGAGTCAGTTTACGTTGGAGATGACCAATTAGATGCTCTTGTTAACATCAAATCAAGAGAAGAGCTTATTGGAGATATCATCGGATTATTACAATCACCAGCGAAGAGTGTTGTTTCTGCATTACAATCAGGTGGAGGTAAATTATCTGGTATCTTAAAGACGTTATCAGAGAAATAA
- the rplL gene encoding 50S ribosomal protein L7/L12 has translation MADLKEFAEQLVNLTVKEVNELADILKDEYGIEPAAAAVAVAGPATGGGDAVEEKTEFDVILKAAGGSKLAVVKLVKELTGLGLKEAKGIVDSAPAPIKEGVSKDEAEGLKKSLEEAGAEVELK, from the coding sequence ATGGCAGATTTAAAAGAATTCGCAGAACAATTAGTTAACTTAACAGTAAAAGAGGTTAATGAATTAGCTGATATTTTAAAAGATGAGTATGGTATTGAGCCTGCGGCAGCAGCAGTAGCAGTAGCTGGACCTGCTACTGGTGGAGGAGATGCAGTAGAAGAGAAGACAGAATTTGACGTTATCTTAAAAGCAGCAGGAGGTTCTAAATTAGCAGTTGTGAAATTAGTTAAGGAATTAACTGGTTTAGGATTAAAAGAAGCTAAAGGAATCGTAGATAGCGCTCCAGCACCAATTAAAGAAGGTGTTTCTAAAGATGAGGCTGAGGGTCTTAAAAAATCTTTAGAAGAAGCAGGAGCTGAAGTAGAGTTAAAGTAA